A window of the Lepisosteus oculatus isolate fLepOcu1 chromosome 14, fLepOcu1.hap2, whole genome shotgun sequence genome harbors these coding sequences:
- the LOC138242548 gene encoding zona pellucida sperm-binding protein 3-like encodes MVDSKADGCLSRFVPSKQKDVLRFTIDAFLFQKKLSRNHEVTELYMHCVMAVAPAKATPGTKSCTYNREAKRWEKLYGDHEVCACCESRCAGSRNEGGSGSLSLVDASLPKRQPCLDN; translated from the exons atggtggacagcaaggcagatggctgcctgtccaggtttgtcccctccaagcagaaggatgtgctccgcttcacgattgatgccttcctcttccagaagaagctgtccaggaac catgaagtgactgagctgtacatgcactgtgtcatggctgtggctcctgctaaagcaacaccagggaccaagtcctgcacctacaacagggaggcgaagag gtgggagaagctgtatggtgaccatgaggtctgtgcctgctgtgagtccaggtgtgctggcagccggaatgaaggtgggtctggTTCTCTATCCCTTGTGGATGCATCTCTGCCCAAGAGACAACCATGCTTGGACAACTGA
- the LOC138242359 gene encoding zona pellucida sperm-binding protein 3-like, producing MKPEAGSRPLPAYIKSILFPPQRGRQPARPAIGGTRGVAVWCDSSRMYVRVNRLFFGFSCRPSEVTLGNCSVSRTTRSYFYFIYGLHECGTERLVVQGRLVYSNTLRYAPPSSSAPVHRFIPFSVPVKCSYNRFHYSYKVGYVPTWARRRT from the exons atgaagcccgaagccggcagccgccccttacccgcctacatcaagagcatcctgtttcctccccagcgagggcggcagccggctcgcccggccatcgggggcacccgaggagtggctgtgtggtgcgactccagcaggatgtacgtGAGGGTCAATCGGCTCTTTttcggcttcagctgtcggccatcggaggtgaccttgggcaactgcagcgtcagccgaaccacacgcagttacttctacttcatctacgGGCTTCACGAGTGCGGCACCGAGCGATTG gttgtccagggccgcctggtgtactccaacactctccgctatgccccgccctcctccagtgcacctgtgcatcggttcattcccttctctgtgcctgtcaagtgctcctacaacag gttccactactcctacaaggttggctatgtccccacgtgggccaggagaaggacctga